The following proteins are encoded in a genomic region of Colletotrichum higginsianum IMI 349063 chromosome 9, whole genome shotgun sequence:
- a CDS encoding C6 transcription factor, with protein MRRITRRRGACQACRSRKVRCDGADPCLNCERNGQACYYPPLAPRPRRNTTHGTGTNGQASHNIRINTDQNAPPYEAWQQFSGENALLTPNSTEDRGINGANSGMNGDDMRCMLELSLPDSFPGSQHDGELGLLDLPMPGEDELMELLEATPSECNSTGGFNFNFSTSHVDNLVQSPTSVQPTSTRDQWQRKQKTASPPDYDTLFNFNEAAEPVWNDSNKPGKPADMNDVTVVVDFAAANLYGLPNFLSRTNREPQRTETTKIVNGLRRVLCGGPSAAASKDAMDLQKAFPESDAALSRYCDACFEDCCPFLTRPAVEKIIRQSRESEADQLVTAFAEAILAVGYYTSCLRSVDAPRADEIRDSQRRLSSALRLYSKIQNCPSSLTKFQAVIACMCDESRIWDKITASVCCARELRLVHAARGQQSDLSEQDQMLAQRSVWFLYSLETDYAIHHGMLPILDLGWGSQFPSFEQGDDMIAVFYTHSELLHSVLKFQYSPRALNKSASAYDRRDRLQASCHVLNEWVSSLPTPLNEAYEAKTLQDIRDSRQLRKAFRVFCMYHQAVFFIHCPWVSPISSDDAGLSGIAEQTRERCIERCLESAFAVVKLANSGLFWEKGLERDISSSSSRWGDMGQLLLVSLCFIVYYLVNGEKASRKTAMPYLAICGGLFGRLSLDSDEASLLDHYLDIASKGIALFDHTTGPALSLANDSQGDMTEV; from the exons ATGCGTAGAATCACACGCAGAAGAGGCGCCTGCCAGGCGTGCAGGTCAAGAAAAGTTCGCT GTGATGGAGCCGACCCTTGTCTGAACTGCGAG CGGAATGGCCAAGCTTGCTACTATCCGCCGCTGGCTCCTCGACCGCGCAGGAACACGACACACGGTACCGGCACCAACGGCCAGGCGTCGCACAACATTCGCATCAACACCGATCAGAACGCTCCCCCCTACGAGGCATGGCAACAATTCTCGGGCGAAAATGCCCTTCTGACACCGAACTCGACCGAAGATAGGGGGATCAACGGCGCAAATTCGGGGATGAACGGTGACGATATGAGATGCATGCTCGAGCTTTCGCTGCCAGACTCCTTCCCAGGCTCACAGCACGACGGCGAGTTGGGTTTGCTGGATTTGCCAATGCCAGGCGAGGATGAACTTATGGAACTGCTCGAGGCAACGCCTTCGGAATGCAACTCGACTGGCGGATTCAACTTCAACTTTTCAACGTCTCACGTTGACAATCTTGTTCAGTCGCCCACGTCTGTTCAGCCCACTTCGACGAGAGACCAGTGGCAACGGAAACAGAAGACGGCTAGCCCTCCAGACTACGACACG TTATTCAACTTCAACGAGGCAGCGGAACCTGTTTGGAACGATTCGAACAAGCCCGGGAAGCCGGCAGACATGAATGATGTCACAGTAGTAGTCGACTTCGCGGCTGCAAATCTCTATGGGCTGCCAAACTTCCTATCCAGAACCAACCGAGAGCCGCAACGGACAGAGACCACCAAGATTGTGAACGGACTACGGCGTGTTCTCTGTGGAGGTCCGTCAGCGGCAGCGAGCAAAGACGCAATGGATTTACAAAAGGCTTTCCCGGAGAGTGATGCTGCGCTCTCCCGGTACTGCGATG CATGTTTTGAAGACTGCTGCCC GTTTCTGACCCGACCAGCCGTAGAGAAAATCATCAGGCAATCCCGAGAGTCAGAAGCAGATCAGCTCGTCACCGCCTTCGCCGAAGCCATCTTGGCAGTTGGTTATTACACCAGTTGCCTCCGCAGCGTAGACGCCCCCAGAGCGGACGAAATCCGCGACTCCCAAAGACGTCTTTCGTCTGCGTTGAGACTGTATAGCAAGATTCAAAACTGCCCAAGCAGCCTCACGAAATTTCAG GCGGTAATCGCTTGCATGTGTGACGAGTCTCGCATCTGGGATAAGATCACCGCGTCTGTCTGTTGTGCCCGAGAGCTTCGGCTTGTGCACGCAGCGAGAGGTCAGCAAAGTGACTTGAGCGAACAAGATCAGATGCTTGCACAGCGCAGTGTGTGGTTTCTTTACAGCCTGGAGACCGACTACGCGATTCATCATGGCATGCTTCCA ATACTCGATCTGGGCTGGGGAAGCCAGTTTCCCTCGTTCGAACAGGGCGACGACATGATAGCGGTGTTTTACACCCACTCGGAGCTTCTCCACTCCGTCCTCAAGTTTCAGTACAGCCCGAGGGCACTCAACAAGTCGGCTTCAGCCTACGATCGTCGGGACCGACTTCAGGCCAGCTGCCACGTCCTCAACGAGTGGGTCAGCAGTCTGCCCACGCCACTGAACGAGGCCTACGAGGCCAAGACTCTCCAAGACATAAGAGACAGCCGGCAGTTGCGGAAAGCCTTTCGGGTATTTTGCATGTATCACCAGGCAGTGTTCTTCATCCACTGCCCGTGGGTATCGCCCATCTCCTCAGACGACGCGGGCTTGTCCGGGATTGCCGAGCAAACCCGGGAGCGATGCATAGAACGCTGCCTCGAGTCGGCGTTCGCGGTGGTCAAGCTGGCCAACAGCGGGCTGTTCTGGGAAAAGGGGCTTGAACG GGACATCAGttcgtcgagcagcaggtGGGGTGACATGGGTCAGCTTTTGCTGGTGTCGCTCTGCTTCATTGTCTACTATCTTgtcaacggcgagaaggccagccggaagacggcgatgccTTATCTCGCCATCTGTGGGGGTTTATTCGGCAGGCTCAGCCTAGACAGCGATGAGGCGTCTCTTCTTGATCATTACCTAGA CATAGCGAGTAAAGGCATTGCACTATTTGATCACACCACAGGACCGGCTTTGAGCTTAGCAAACGACTCCCAGGGTGACATGACAGAAGTCTAA
- a CDS encoding Yhr209w-like protein → MNAPITAPRPGVSHPATAAIAKEAKHYIAHRPPYPESMWELWTNYHQGPLTSAHDIGAGSGNGAEGLLTHTSSPPLKHVVLTEPQEVNIKDCVTRFHNRFPDTSFAYRNCRGEDPWSPPAGLDHVDFVMACESLHWTTLEPTLDNIANSLREDGTFAAVLYGPFPAITNSAPANAAFKAFLADHAARLLRQDWMNGNWKRAARQMFHGMECVALRDEAWKDVKRIAVNCRNGWYAKDYEPLEGTADPVGHLGTCERIAVDDSKDWQISAPVEWLKQSLQSMRFGFSEESWASPHWQAIEHEMGDGALELEWQVQMILARRRGSG, encoded by the coding sequence ATGAATGCTCCCATCACCGCCCCTCGTCCGGGTGTCAGTCATCCAGCCACCGCGGCCATTGCCAAGGAGGCAAAGCACTACATCGCCCATCGACCTCCTTATCCGGAGTCCATGTGGGAGCTCTGGACCAACTACCACCAAGGCCCCCTGACAAGCGCCCACGACATTGGCGCTggcagcggcaacggcgccgagggcctgtTGACGCACACATCATCCCCCCCTCTGAAGCATGTTGTCCTGACGGAGCCGCAAGAGGTCAACATCAAGGACTGCGTTACCCGCTTCCACAACCGCTTCCCTGACACAAGCTTCGCGTACCGCAACTGCCGCGGGGAAGACCCCTGGAGCCCTCCCGCCGGTCTGGACCATGTCGACTTCGTCATGGCCTGCGAGTCGCTCCACTGGACCACCCTGGAGCCGACCCTTGACAACATTGCGAACAGCCTGAGAGAGGACGGGACCTTTGCAGCGGTCCTTTACGGGCCCTTCCCCGCCATCACCAACAGCGCACCCGCCAACGCGGCGTTCAAAGCCTTCCTCGCGGACCACGCGGCTCGGCTACTGAGGCAAGATTGGATGAATGGGAACTGGAAGCGCGCGGCCCGTCAGATGTTTCACGGCATGGAGTGCGTGGCCCTGCGCGACGAGGCGTGGAAGGACGTGAAGCGCATCGCGGTCAACTGCCGCAACGGGTGGTACGCAAAGGACTACGAGCCGCTCGAGGGGACCGCGGACCCGGTCGGCCACCTGGGGACGTGTGAGCGCATagccgtcgacgacagcAAGGACTGGCAGATCTCGGCCCCGGTGGAGTGGCTGAAGCAGTCTCTCCAGTCGATGCGCTTTGGCTTCTCGGAGGAATCGTGGGCGTCGCCACACTGGCAGGCCATCGAGCACGAGATGGGTGACGGCGCTTTGGAACTCGAGTGGCAAGTTCAAATGATTTTGGCCCGAAGACGGGGGTCCGGATGA
- a CDS encoding Cytochrome P450, which produces MSHVLSANTQTTLSPPRPSWVDLSHFSLPGPMGNGGHVPYLMALLLVVSVMAVSLRPNKLSAFPVINGSKNEYLRNGRAMLARGMREYGNKPFRVNTGLGGGVIILNSSAMPEVKNDHRFDSTKFLLQYWQAGIPGFEPYIALGTEILHNVIKWNLTPAGIAKLNKPLSDEANSALKDILTDNEEWHEVLLGDVLIRIVARVSSVIFLGPELCRNPDWLKITVNYTNKATNAAKVLRRWPVFLYRVVHWLLPECREARRMVVEGRETIAPILEKRRAQKAADPSLEFHDALDWYESAAKKMGVDYDAASQQLGLSISAILTSNDLMSQSIMDLCQNPEMFEPLRNEIRSVLGDGGWKPATLFNMKLLDSVLKESLRLKPVAAVAMGRRVMSEVRLKDGTRLPSECGIALSAEKMWDPEVYKNPRAYDGYRFLHMREASEQGEKTAQLVSTSPEHLGFGLGIHACPGRFFGANTVKLVMCHLLLKYDIKLAENTSTMPLEFGFSMLANPTTKVLIRRRKEQVHF; this is translated from the exons ATGTCTCATGTCTTGAGCGCCAACACCCAAACTACGCTCAGTCCGCCGCGTCCATCATGGGTCGACCTAAGCCACTTCAGCCTCCCGGGCCCCATGGGCAACGGTGGACATGTGCCCTATCTCATGGCACTTCTCCTGGTGGTTTCTGTGATGGCGGTTTCGCTGCGCCCGAATAAGCTCTCCGCGTTTCCCGTCATCAATGGTTCGAAAAACGAGTATCTCAGAAACGGGAGAGCGATGCTAGCACGAGGCATGAGAGAGTACGGAAACAAGCCGTTCAGGGTGAACactggcctcggcggcggtgtcaTTATTCTCAACTCTAGTGCCATGCCTGAAGTTAAGAATGACCACCGTTTTGACTCCACGAAATTTCTTCTCCAG TATTGGCAAGCCGGAATCCCAGGTTTCGAACCGTACATCGCCCTCGGGACCGAGATCCTTCACAATGTCATCAAATGGAACCTCACACCGGCTGGCATTG CCAAGCTAAACAAGCCTCTATCGGATGAAGCTAATTCTGCCTTGAAGGATATATTAACCGACAACGAGG AATGGCATGAAGTGTTACTTGGAGACGTCCTCATCCGCATCGTGGCGCGAGTCTCGTCGGTCATCTTCTTGGGCCCGGAACTGTGCCGAAACCCGGACTGGCTCAAGATCACGGTCAACTACACCAACAAGGCAACAAATGCGGCCAAGGTCCTGCGCCGATGGCCCGTCTTTCTCTACCGCGTCGTTCACTGGCTCCTGCCCGAGTGCCGGGAGGCGCGGCGCATGGTTGTCGAGGGCCGCGAGACCATCGCCCCGATTCTTGAAAAGCGCCGGGCCCAGAAGGCAGCCGACCCCAGTCTCGAGTTCCATGACGCGTTGGACTGGTACGAGTCGGccgcgaagaagatgggcgTCGATTACGACGCCGCGTCGCAACAGCTGGGCCTGAGCATATCGGCCATCCTGACTAGCAACGATCTCATGTCGCAAAGCATCATGGACCTCTGCCAGAACCCAGAAATGTTCGAGCCCCTTCGAAACGAGATCCGATCCGTCCTCGGGGATGGTGGGTGGAAACCGGCCACTCTCTTCAACATGAAGCTTCTCGATAGCGTTCTGAAGGAAAGTCTGCGTCTAAAACCCGTTGCAGCCG TTGCGATGGGCCGCAGAGTCATGTCGGAAGTTCGGCTCAAGGACGGGACCAGGCTCCCGAGCGAATGTGGCATCGCCCTgtcggccgagaagatgTGGGACCCCGAGGTCTACAAGAACCCGAGAGCCTACGACGGATACCGCTTTCTTCACATGCGGGAAGCCTCGGAGCAGGGAGAGAAGACGGCCCAGCTGGTCAGCACCTCGCCCGAGCACCTTGGGTTCGGTCTCGGGATTCACGCTTGCCCTGGCCGCTTCTTCGGCGCCAACACGGTGAAGTTGGTCATGTGTCACTTGCTGCTCAAGTACGACATCAAGCTGGCTGAAAACACCAGCACCATGCCTCTCGAGTTCGGGTTTTCCATGTTAGCCAACCCGACCACGAAAGTGCTGATCAGGCGCCGAAAGGAACAGGTTCACTTCTAG
- a CDS encoding Duf6 domain-containing protein, translating into MAGFPSYTIRTFAFHTHLRVMDKGLNRSFFQRHKPSLLVLISQLSAAALNGFAKFFETADNPVHPFQVLFVRFLITGVASTFYLWYAKVPNFPWGLPELRPLLALRAAAGVFGAFGFYFSIMYLKLSEATALNFLGPLTAMILTRYLDFGTFEVIDRIGALVALLGVILVVQPDTLFGSQSTLKSARQSTADDGAKGRMMGFGFGVMSVIGGAIALTAIRSIGPREHPIFSVMYFAWTIVLVTTVAFFLMESVHLTTSVLSWLKLVPLGGFGFAMVSGRCLQRVAHPNSGRLQECLLTAGIANDASSAATIMIYSQVAWALLLDWLVWHSPVNILALVGIGSVLTSLVVVSSAKEWRWLRKGRYNILSQTSPDEAEQVDGDVDEEVVEMQPNSSVA; encoded by the exons ATGGCCGGTTTTCCCAGCTACACGATCCGAACGTTTGCCTTTCACACCCACTTGCGCGTCATGGACAAAGGCTTGAATCGGTCATTCTTTCAGCGGCACAAGCCTTCGCTGCTTGTATTGATTTCTCAgctgtcggcggcggctctcAATGGCTTTGCCAAATTCTTCGAGACGGCTGACAACCCTGTCCACCCCTTCCAAGTCCTGTTTGTCCGGTTCCTCATCACCGGCGTGGCCAGCACGTTCTATCTCTGGTACGCCAAAGTCCCCAACTTCCCATGGGGCCTGCCCGAGTTGAGGCCTTTGCTGGCCCTCCGGGCGGCAGCTGGCGTCTTTGGGGCCTTTGGATTCTATT TCTCTATCATGTATCTCAAGCTCAGCGAGGCTACGGCCTTGAACTTCCTTGGCCCCCTCACTGCCATGATCCTAACCCGGTATCTTGACTTTGGAACATTCGAGGTGATTGACCGCATCGGAGCTCTTGTGGCACTCCTTGGCGTGATCCTTGTCGTACAGCCTGATACGCTCTTCGGATCGCAGTCCACGCTCAAAAGCGCCAGGCAGTCCACGGCAGACGACGGTGCCAAGGGTCGCATGAtgggcttcggcttcggggTGATGAGTGTTATCGGCGGCGCA ATTGCTCTCACCGCGATTCGATCCATCGGGCCGAGAGAGCACCCCATATTCAGTGTCATGTATTTCGCTTGGACAATCGTACTGGTGACGACTGTCGCGTTCTTCCTGATGGAGAGCGTACACTTGACGACGAGCGTGCTTTCGTGGTTGAAACTCGTACCACTCGGGGGTTTCGGCTTCGCAATGGTGAGTGGGCGATGTCTACAACGAGTTGCGCATCCTAACAGTGGGCGCCTTCAGGAGTGTTTGCTCACCGCTGGCATCGCCAACGATGCCTCATCGGCTGCTACCATCATGATATACTCCCAGGTGGCGTGGGCTTTGCTGCTAGACTGGCTTGTATGGCATTCCCCGGTCAACATCCTTGCCTTGGTTGGAATCGGGAGCGTCCTAACCAGTCTGGTGGTTGTTTCCTCAGCCAAGGAGTGGAGGTGGCTCAGAAAGGGTCGCTACAACATCTTATCGCAGACTTCGCCAGACGAAGCCGAACAAGTAGATGGAGATGTGGACGAGGAGGTAGTTGAGATGCAACCAAACAGTTCAGTAGCATGA